In Leptodactylus fuscus isolate aLepFus1 chromosome 2, aLepFus1.hap2, whole genome shotgun sequence, one genomic interval encodes:
- the MBD6 gene encoding methyl-CpG-binding domain protein 6 produces the protein MNGGSESGGGDNYGGVPVVQVPIGWQRRVEPGTVVYVSPSGTILTSMDQLRTYLVTDGTCKCGLECPLNIYKVFNFDPRAVVKRRSAEDVKAEEDMTKLCNHRRKIVALATLYKSIESTPLALQSQAAGCGSSQNFNATSTSPKMGQHPCSLDPDIFTKLMMEKAHNMPAHHLEKPLDHKSDAFTSHPGERYSDLRSSQRPALSRQHGTLLGESYALRNCPPVPSNGNYEVFSRTPQAISHELCTSSFTQVKSSQNRPSYPSCSQELSGLSPKPLALNSCSFVPGGNFNRTLEESIQGSRRQFVFPEKDPLGILDSNSCRPPSPKHHVLNSPPLIQSQVPLMNPHPASENNPGNHSSTALPPPFSPFTRSGALTSPSTTRSSMSSISSPAGSVEPSPQRSRHSSASSEHFPAPIRSSSRSPRPVSSPKRSVPHSPKAILEGLPPFGQAQLGSSSNASHALTHQSNKTAPPVSLGAAQGLLGFPLGCILGQQANASFPASSLLTAAAKAQMANQTKPEATAPSTLPSRVLNPNTLLSATVTQDGRALPSRTHSQKRDLLVKRKRQRNSPGPDASPQDVSGHNPTSPSGLSKLNSCSKLTGTGGQLEEDMGRSKAIHSHSISGHVPPSLQMPRSSVEESPSQSKTPNLSPASQDISNHLLGLVGQLVQTSTEQNSGTSLPLKLPSTPTNANPPSSSGRPSQSPVPKSPLPNLHQSNVVDGNNELPCSLTGAGDSFSFLGQEHVMPFSTPALLNLALLGSLPLSLSLNQHQQLLNQGLLNLLSSSLLSSAELGLLGLQNPPMTLPSAMGDPDSNAVQALLMASLLQNPLLPLGGLGLPQLDLPPQNQQQSALLSSLAPLLDSLPNPQNDTTEKNETPLTLPETFSENTLQPLLFPPVSASPALMALNSALLAASLGAVDSSACPGQSIINTSCTGSGSITTTTNSPALSEGKLPPSEPHSPFHLQQPQAPGRLNTLMPPLLNPLLTAGLLGDLAALNTSTSAQMGSLQSLLGAQALLQNQQAFLPSLPGGLGMQFFQGQSLLQGQRGNNQNNSSTSEKEVTQSPHPEICITPTSQIPSNSQQALDSSFASQRADTNKSQALPLTPSRPGSFVSNSSSAFESSPIPKGPPFQGPVRTDLPPDTPSDPPRTDTLPQSMDPSASETEPEASPLKKCRLLADSVIPSEIPNGASQNILPWMGSPHPPNAVNLPEMDLSKGKERGYRFNGRSRAERSYGRRPRGDRLSSTRHSYWRYNGEDTSQNDGEEAGQSQEITQPVLGIPPFTHHWHEEAEQPREQEVEVPPQLLKRSRRGRRRGQNSQRMGSRIEAVPAKWPTMDPANGLNAERPIIRQNRPGRPAKNRRRRII, from the exons ATGAATGGCGGCAGTGAAAGTGGAGGAGGAGATAACTATGGAGGGGTCCCGGTGGTCCAAGTGCCCATTGGTTGGCAAAGGAGGGTGGAGCCAGGCACAGTGGTGTATGTCAG TCCAAGTGGTACAATTCTTACCTCTATGGATCAGTTGCGGACTTATCTAGTAACTGATGGAACTTGTAAGTGTGGGCTGGAGTGTCCCCTGAACATCTATAAG GTTTTTAACTTTGACCCAAGAGCAGTGGTGAAACGGCGTAGCGCGGAAGACGTAAAGGCTGAAGAGGACATGACCAAACTCTGTAACCATCGTAGGAAAATCGTAGCCCTTGCAACTCTGTACAAAAGCATTGAGAGTACACCCCTTGCACTACAAAGTCAAGCTGCTG GATGTGGCTCAAGTCAGAACTTTAATGCAACATCCACCAGCCCAAAGATGGGGCAACACCCTTGTTCCCTGGATCCTGACATCTTCACCAAACTGATGATGGAAAAGGCCCACAACATGCCTGCTCACCACTTGGAGAAACCCCTGGATCACAAATCAGATGCTTTCACTTCACACCCTGGAGAAAGGTACTCTGACTTGCGATCCAGTCAGCGGCCCGCCTTATCCAGGCAGCATGGGACTCTTCTTGGTGAGTCCTATGCCTTAAGGAACTGTCCACCAGTGCCATCAAATGGTAATTACGAGGTGTTTTCAAGGACTCCACAAGCCATATCTCATGAGCTGTGTACCAGTTCTTTTACACAAGTTAAGTCTTCCCAAAATCGGCCTTCCTACCCCTCATGCAGTCAAGAACTTTCAGGCCTGTCCCCCAAACCATTAGCTCTTAATTCCTGTAGTTTTGTGCCAGGTGGCAACTTCAATCGGACGCTTGAAGAATCTATTCAAGGCTCACGGCGACAGTTTGTCTTTCCTGAAAAAGATCCACTGGGTATTTTAGACTCTAACAGCTGCAGGCCACCTAGCCCAAAGCACCATGTATTGAACTCTCCCCCTTTAATTCAGTCTCAGGTTCCCTTAATGAACCCTCACCCCGCTTCAGAAAACAACCCAGGCAACCATTCATCTACAGCCCtaccccctcctttctctccatTCACTCGTAGTGGCGCTCTCACATCTCCCTCTACTACTAGGTCCTCTATGTCCTCCATTTCTTCTCCAGCTGGCAGTGTGGAGCCCTCCCCTCAGCGTTCCCGCCATTCATCAGCCTCCTCTGAGCACTTTCCTGCCCCCATAAGGTCAAGCTCAAGATCTCCACGACCTGTCAGCTCCCCTAAGCGCTCTGTGCCCCACAGTCCAAAAGCAATACTTGAAGGCCTCCCACCCTTTGGGCAGGCCCAACTGGGATCCTCTTCAAATGCCAGCCATGCCTTAACCCACCAAAGCAATAAAACAGCACCACCGGTGTCTTTGGGAGCAGCGCAAGGCTTACTGGGCTTTCCCCTCGGATGCATATTGGGTCAGCAAGCTAATGCTTCATTTCCTGCTAGCAGCCTTCTTACAGCAGCTGCAAAGGCCCAAATGGCTAATCAAACCAAACCTGAAGCCACAGCCCCTAGCACTTTACCCAGCCGAGTGCTGAATCCCAATACTTTGCTTTCTGCAACTGTTACTCAAGACGGTCGGGCCCTTCCCAGCAGGACTCACTCCCAGAAAAGGGATTTATTGGTGAAGCGCAAAAGACAAAGGAATTCTCCAGGCCCTGATGCAAGTCCTCAGGATGTTAGTGGGCACAACCCTACTAGTCCCAGTGGACTCTCCAAATTGAATTCTTGTTCCAAGTTAACAGGAACTGGGGGGCAGCTTGAGGAAGACATGGGAAGATCCAAAGCCATCCATTCACACTCTATTTCTGGTCACGTTCCCCCTTCTCTTCAAATGCCTCGATCATCAGTAGAGGAGTCCCCAAGCCAAAGCAAAACTCCAAACCTGTCTCCAGCTTCCCAGGATATCAGCAACCATCTTCTTGGCCTTGTAGGCCAGCTAGTCCAGACTTCTACAGAGCAGAACTCAGGGACTTCTTTaccactgaagttaccatctacACCCACTAACGCAAATCCAC cATCCTCTTCTGGCCGACCCAGTCAATCTCCAGTACCAAAATCTCCTCTCCCTAACCTGCACCAGAGCAATGTTGTAGATGGCAACAATGAGCTGCCATGTTCTCTGACTGGTGCTGGGGATAGCTTCTCATTTTTGGGACAAGAGCATGTCATGCCATTTTCTACCCCTGCCCTATTAAATTTAGCATTGCTGGGATCATTGCCACTTTCGCTCAGCTTGAATCAACACCAACAGCTTCTTAACCAAGGGTTGCTCAATTTACTTTCCTCTTCTTTATTGAGTAGTGCAGAGCTTGGCCTATTGGGACTCCAAAACCCACCTATGACATTACCTTCTGCCATGGGTGACCCTGACTCCAATGCTGTGCAGGCTTTATTAATGGCATCTTTACTGCAAAATCCTCTTTTACCACTGGGAGGGCTTGGGCTACCGCAGCTCGATCTGCCACCACAAAACCAACAGCAGAGCGCCCTCTTGTCATCCCTTGCACCTTTGTTGGACTCTTTGCCTAATCCGCAGAATGACACAACTGAGAAAAATGAGACACCACTCACCTTGCCTGAGACGTTCTCTGAAAACACTCTTCAACCATTGCTCTTCCCACCTGTCTCTGCCTCTCCAGCCCTCATGGCTTTGAATTCAGCACTACTGGCTGCCAGTCTTGGGGCTGTTGACTCCTCTGCCTGCCCTGGACAG AGCATTATCAATACCTCCTGTACTGGATCTGGCTCCATTACTACAACCACTAACTCACCTGCCTTATCTGAGGGCAAACTCCCTCCGTCCGAACCACACAGCCCATTCCACCTCCAACAGCCGCAAGCACCTGGCAGGCTTAATACTCTGATGCCACCTCTGCTAAACCCATTGCTGACTGCTGGATTGTTAG GGGATCTCGCAGCGCTGAACACTAGCACAAGTGCCCAGATGGGAAGCCTCCAGTCTCTCTTGGGGGCACAGGCCCTGCTACAAAACCAGCAGGCTTTTTTACCATCTCTCCCGGGGGGTCTGGGAATGCAGTTCTTCCAAGGACAGTCTCTTTTGCAAGGACAGCGCGGTAACAACCAG AACAATTCATCAACATCAGAGAAAGAAGTCACCCAATCGCCCCACCCAGAAATTTGTATTACACCCACATCTCAAATCCCATCAAACTCTCAGCAGGCTTTGGACTCAAGTTTTGCCTCACAACGAGCTGATACTAACAAGTCTCAAGCTTTGCCGCTTACCCCTTCGCGGCCTGGTTCTTTTGTCTCCAACTCTTCAAGTGCCTTTGAATCCAGCCCCATCCCCAAAGGCCCCCCTTTTCAGGGACCAGTCCGCACTGACCTTCCTCCAGACACACCTTCTGACCCCCCAAGAACAGACACATTACCCCAGTCAATGGACCCTTCTGCCTCagagacagaaccagaagcatctCCACTGAAAAAGTGCAGGCTGCTGGCTGATTCTGTCATTCCCTCTGAGATCCCCAACGGGGCTTCCCAAAACATTCTCCCATGGATGGGTTCCCCTCACCCACCCAACGCAGTAAATCTTCCTGAAATGGATCTTTCTAAGGGCAAAGAGCGAGGCTACAGATTTAACGGTCGATCTCGAGCTGAGAGATCTTATGGTCGTCGGCCACGTGGTGATAGGTTATCCAGCACCAGGCACTCTTACTGGAGATATAATGGGGAAGATACCTCGCAGAATGATGGAGAGGAAGCAGGACAGAGCCAGGAAATCACACAACCGGTGCTGGGAATCCCTCCATTTACACATCATTGGCATGAGGAAGCAGAACAGCCAAGGGAGCAGGAGGTGGAA GTGCCACCCCAGCTGCTGAAACGCTCCcgcagaggaagaagaagaggccaaAA TTCCCAAAGGATGGGTTCTCGTATTGAAGCTGTTCCTGCAAAATGGCCAACTATGGATCCCGCCAATGGTTTAAAT GCTGAACGTCCCATTATTCGCCAGAACCGCCCTGGTCGACCAGCCAAGAACAGACGGCGGAGGATCATTTAG